The Spodoptera frugiperda isolate SF20-4 chromosome 2, AGI-APGP_CSIRO_Sfru_2.0, whole genome shotgun sequence genome has a window encoding:
- the LOC118269242 gene encoding uncharacterized protein LOC118269242 gives MMYSPVPLLLLVLTSTLAAPAMYDDYTEVVPQKRAALVLDRLLVALQKALHEDSGTQRVYQRIDPNGPRTAPLRIADDEMNDLSALQRRGSGNGRGRVLRCYFNAVTCF, from the exons ATGATGTACAGCCCCGTGCCGTTGTTGCTCCTAGTCCTCACAAGTACCCTCGCAGCTCCTGCCATGTATGACGACTACACG GAGGTGGTCCCCCAGAAACGAGCAGCTCTAGTCCTGGACAGGCTGCTGGTGGCTCTGCAGAAGGCGCTGCACGAAGACAGTGGCACCCAGCGAGTGTACCAGCGCATCGACCCCAACGGACCCAGGACAGCACCACTCCGAATTGCTGACGATGAGATGAATGACTTG AGCGCACTACAGCGGCGTGGAAGCGGCAATGGACGGGGCAGAGTCCTTCGATGTTACTTCAACGCTGTCACCTGCTTCTAA